A single Gadus macrocephalus chromosome 22, ASM3116895v1 DNA region contains:
- the LOC132450963 gene encoding NXPE family member 3-like → MFTTENEEVANHGRLKGIIMCRSKCTLIFLILALSGLIFLLRNIFTLEHQNCSNTAFCQKRPLPSYQTHTFYSHLGLKPTPDEALEDRYLLKAIAWPKLPARPAPVPLHQTSDPVHSLLTILPSKGQKEWHVGDQLEALVQMHDFQGSPKRHGGDFLVARLHSLELQAGVAGKVVDHLNGSYSALFPLLWGGSAQVQITMVHSSEAVAVLQRLREERPNRVFFKSLFRSGELSETTTCIPCLPLNYPQQPLCNYTNLHTGEPWYCLKPKLLSCDTRVNHAMGGYEKPLYTNQEALLFQSRLNIKVVIHASGPDRINVLPQKIDETELESSTIKAEPDKYTPSGYYYQGTWRPLCGTSVRQFNNASSITQCLTGKVIHMYGDSTMRQWFEYLSAFIPDFNLHRSKKVGPLMAVDFKNNILMNYRCHGPPIRILPVSTSELRYVANELDGLAGGPDTVVVFSIWAHFTSFPIEVYTHRMRHIRQALVRLLDRGPGTLVIIRSANFVAMDQTTSKHSSDWFSLQIDKVLRAMFKGLGVVFVDAWEMTLAHHSPHNIHPPPPIIKNMVDLILSHVCPDKKKS, encoded by the exons ATGTTTACAACGGAAAATGAAGAGGTAGCTAACCATGGCAGGCTGAAGGGGATCATCATGTGTCGGTCCAAATGCaccctcatcttcctcatcctcgcACTCTCTGGTCTCATCTTCCTGCTGCGCAACATTTTCACTCTGGAG CACCAGAACTGCAGTAACACAGCCTTTTGCCAGAAGCGACCCCTCCCTTCATACCAAACCCACACCTTCTACAGCCACCTGGGCCTGAAGCCCACCCCCGATGAAGCCCTGGAGGATCGCTACCTCCTCAAAGCCATCGCCTGGCCCAAGCTCCccgcccgccccgcccccgTGCCTCTCCACCAGACCAGCGACCCTGTGCACAGCCTGCTCACCATCCTGCCCTCGAAGGGCCAGAAGGAGTGGCATGTTGGGGACCAGCTGGAGGCCCTGGTCCAGATGCACGACTTCCAGGGCAGTCCCAAGCGCCACGGCGGGGACTTCCTGGTGGCCCGGCTCCACTCCCTGGAGCTGCAGGCTGGGGTGGCGGGTAAGGTAGTGGATCACCTCAACGGCTCCTACTCGGCACTGTTCCCCCTGCTGTGGGGGGGCTCGGCCCAGGTGCAGATCACCATGGTGCACTCCAGCGAGGCTGTGGCCGTGCTGCAGCGGCTCCGCGAGGAGCGGCCCAACCGGGTCTTCTTCAAGAGTCTGTTCCGCTCGGGCGAGCTGTCCGAGACCACCACGTGCATCCCGTGCCTGCCACTCAACTACCCGCAGCAGCCCCTGTGCAACTACACCAACCTCCACACAGGGGAGCCCTGGTACTGCTTGAAGCCTAAGCTGCTGAGCTGTGACACCAGGGTCAACCACGCCATGGGGGGCTACGAGAAGCCCCTCTACACCAACCAAGAAGCGCTGCTATTTCAGAG CCGTCTAAACATCAAAGTTGTCATCCATGCGTCAGGACCTGATCGTATCAACGTGCTTCCTCAGAAGATAG ATGAAACAGAGTTAGAAAGCAGCACCATCAAAGCAGAGCCGGACAAGTACACCCCTTCTGGCTATTACTACCAAGGCACTTGGAGGCCCCTCTGTGGAACTTCTGTTCGCCAGTTTAACAACGCTTCGTCCATCACGCAGTGCCTTACTGGCAAGGTGATCCATATGTACGGAGACTCCACGATGAGGCAGTGGTTTGAGTACCTCAGCGCATTCATACCCG ATTTCAACCTGCACCGTTCAAAGAAAGTTGGCCCCTTGATGGCGGTAGACTTTAAAAACAACATCCTGATGAACTACCGCTGTCACGGTCCACCCATCAGAATCCTCCCTGTCAGCACGAGCGAGCTACGCTACGTCGCCAATGAGCTGGACGGCCTGGCCGGAGGCCCCGACACCGTGGTGGTCTTCAGCATCTGGGCCCACTTCACATCCTTCCCTATTGAGGTCTACACACACCGCATGCGGCACATCCGCCAGGCGCTAGTACGGCTCCTGGACCGGGGCCCCGGAACCCTCGTGATAATCCGCTCCGCTAACTTTGTGGCCATGGACCAGACGACGAGCAAGCACAGCAGCGACTGGTTCTCGCTGCAGATCGACAAGGTTCTCAGGGCCATGTTCAAGGGCctgggtgttgtgtttgtggatgcCTGGGAGATGACCTTAGCCCATCATAGCCCCCACAACATTCACCCGCCCCCGCCCATCATCAAGAACATGGTGGATCTCATCCTGTCTCATGTGTGCCCTGACAAGAAGAAGAGCTAA